The region AAAATGAGTTTCCACAAAAGGTTTCTATAAATATCACTTTTGATACAGATTTAGCCCAAAAAATATATGCGGGTTCGGATATTTTTCTAATGCCTTCAAGATACGAACCATGTGGACTAGGTCAAATGTACTCAATGAGATACGGAACAATTCCGGTAGTTAGATATACAGGTGGGCTAGAGGACACGGTTATAGAATATGACCCGATTTCAAAAGTTGGAACAGGGTTTGGTTTTTATGAATACAATGAAAGCGAACTGCTAATGACATCTTTAAAGGCGGTATATTACCATCAAAAAAAGAAAGATGACTGGAAAATATTGTTTCAAAATTGCATGGGCGCAGATTTTTCATATGATAAATCTGCAAAAGAATATTTAGAACTTTACAAAAAAGCTATGTCGAAAAAAAGTTAGAATCCAAAGACATGAAAAATTATAATAGGTAGGTGTCATAAACAAAATGATAGAATTGAGAAAAGATCCCATTGTGAAAAGATGGGTTATTATATCTTCGGAAAGGTCAAAAAGGCCAATAGATTTTAAAAAGGTTGTTGAAGAACCTGAAACGTTTTTTTGTCCTTTTGATTATGGTAATGAATATAGTACCCCACCAGAGGTTTTGGCGTTTAGAGAACCCTCTTCGAAACCCAATTCATCTGGTTGGTGGTTAAGGGTCGTTCCAAATAAATTTCCTGCATTAAGTACTGAACATGAATTGAAAAAACAAGGATATGGAATATATGACCAGATGTCAGGATATGGATACCATGAAGTAATAATTGAAACTCCAGAACACAATACCTCTCTCGCCAAAATGCCAGAAAGTCAAATTAGAGAGATAATGTGGGCATATGTCAAAAGATTTCAAGAGATCAGAAAAGATAGAAATATTAAATACATACAAATTTTTAAAAATAAAGGAAGAGAAGCTGGTGCTACACTATCACACCCCCATTCACAGCTTATAGCCACCCCAATTGTTCCTATTACAATTCGTTCAGAAATTGAAGGTGCTAAATCTTATTATGATTTCAGAGAAAGATGTGTATTTTGCGATATAATTTCTCAAGAATTATCTGAAAAGGTTAGAGTTGTTTTCAGAACTTCTGAGTTTGTAGTAATTGAACCCTATGCTTCTAGATTCCCATATGAAACATGGATATTACCTATAAAACATTCTCATGATTTTGGAAGTATTGAAACAAAACCACCTCTAGTTGAAGATCTTGCAAAAGCTGTTTCAATAATTGCTAAAAAGTTTGAAAAAAAGATAGATGATCCTCCTTTTAATTTAGTAATACACACTGCACCTTTTATTGAAGGCTTAGAACACTATTATCATTGGCACATTGAAATAATCCCAAGACTAACAAACATCGCAGGTTTTGAATGGGGAACAGGGTTTAATATTAATCATATTGCTCCTGAACAAGCTTGTGCAGACCTATCTGAATAAACAATCACTAATAAATTTTTCCTATTGAAAAACTTAAACAAAACATATAAGACAATTTTTCCGTTGAAATTGTTTAGGGTTTTTGTACTTGTTTTTCAAACTTCAAAAAAATATCTTAGAAATTGAGAAAAAGTTAGAAATACAACAATAATTGTATCTAACTCCTTCTAAACTTTCCTCATCACATATAATCATACTTGTTTATTTTTTAAATATAACCTATAATAAAAATAAACTTACTTTCCTTAGTAAAGAAAGAAAGTTAAATAACCTTCTAAAAACATATATTTTAAATATATAAATTCACATCATGAAATCCTCT is a window of Defluviitoga tunisiensis DNA encoding:
- the galT gene encoding galactose-1-phosphate uridylyltransferase, producing the protein MIELRKDPIVKRWVIISSERSKRPIDFKKVVEEPETFFCPFDYGNEYSTPPEVLAFREPSSKPNSSGWWLRVVPNKFPALSTEHELKKQGYGIYDQMSGYGYHEVIIETPEHNTSLAKMPESQIREIMWAYVKRFQEIRKDRNIKYIQIFKNKGREAGATLSHPHSQLIATPIVPITIRSEIEGAKSYYDFRERCVFCDIISQELSEKVRVVFRTSEFVVIEPYASRFPYETWILPIKHSHDFGSIETKPPLVEDLAKAVSIIAKKFEKKIDDPPFNLVIHTAPFIEGLEHYYHWHIEIIPRLTNIAGFEWGTGFNINHIAPEQACADLSE